One genomic region from Danio aesculapii chromosome 24, fDanAes4.1, whole genome shotgun sequence encodes:
- the cpne3 gene encoding copine-3 isoform X1 gives MATACVSKVELTVSCENLLDMDVGSKSDPLCVLLMNTSGNQWFEVDRTERVKNCLNPKFAKKFVVDYYFEVVQKLRFAVYDIDNKTIDLSDDDFLGELECSLGQIVSSSRLSRPLLLKNKKPAGKGVIMISAEEIKDNRVVNFEVEARKLDNKDFFGKSDPFLEFYRQTETGWQLAHRTEVVKNNLNPCWRPFKIPLRSLCAGDMEKPIKVECHDYDNDGSHDLIGIFETNMKRLEAASRSAPAEFECINSKKKQKKKSYKNSGVVSVKVCQITREYTFLDYIMGGCQINFTVGIDFTGSNGDPRSPDSLHYISPQGVNEYLSAIWSVGLVVQDYDSDKMFPAFGFGAQVPPSWQVSHEFALNFNPANPFCTGVEGVIEAYRLCLPQVKLYGPTNFAPIINHVACFAQQALQQKTASQYFVLLIITDGVITDMDQTRGAIVAASRLPMSIIIVGVGKADFTDMEILDGDDGRLKSITGEPAVRDIVQFVPFRKFQNSPKEELAKCVLAEVPGQVITFFNMMKYPPPNSNTPVDASNGVKN, from the exons ATGGCTACAGCATGTGTGTCCAAGGTGGAGCTGACAGTCTCCTGTGAAAACCTGCTGGACATGGATGTGGGCTCTAAATCAGACCCGCTGTGTGTCCTGCTCATGAACACATCTGGAAATCAGTGGTTTGAG GTCGACCGCACAGAGAGAGTCAAAAACTGCCTGAACCCAAAATTCGCCAAGAAGTTTGTGGTCGATTACTACTTTGAGGTTGTTCAGAAGCTCCGATTTGCCGTTTATGATATTGACAATAAAACCATTGATTTAAGTGATGACGACTTCCTGGGCGAGTTGGAGTGTTCGTTGGGTCAG ATTGTTTCCAGTAGCAGACTGTCAAGACCTTTGCTGCTGAAGAACAAAAAACCTGCAGGCAAAGGAGTGATTATG attAGTGCAGAGGAAATCAAGGACAACAGAGTTGTCAATTTTGAAGTGGAGGCCAGAAAACTGGACAATAAG GATTTCTTTGGAAAATCAGACCCCTTCCTCGAATTTTACAGGCAGACGGAAACAGGCTGGCAGCTTGCTCACAGAACTGAG GTGGTGAAGAATAATTTGAATCCTTGCTGGAGGCCTTTTAAAATTCCTCTACGCTCTCTTTGTGCAGGCGACATGGAGAAACCAATCAAG GTGGAATGTCATGATTACGACAACGATGGATCTCATGATTTGATTGGGATTTTTGAGACCAACATGAAGCGCCTTGAGGCGGCTTCTCGCTCTGCTCCG GCGGAGTTTGAGTGTATAAACAGCAAGAAGAAACAGAAGAAGAAGAGTTATAAGAACTCTGGAGTCGTGAGTGTGAAAGTTTGTCAG ATCACTAGGGAGTACACCTTTCTAGACTACATCATGGGAGGCTGCCAGATAAATTTCACT GTGGGCATAGACTTCACAGGGTCTAATGGAGACCCCAGGTCACCTGATTCTTTACATTACATCAGTCCTCAAGGTGTGAATGAATATTTGTCAGCCATCTGGTCAGTCGGCCTTGTGGTCCAGGACTATGACAG TGACAAAATGTTTCCGGCGTTTGGATTTGGCGCTCAGGTTCCACCTTCATGGCAG gtgTCTCATGAGTTTGCTCTCAACTTCAATCCTGCAAATCCATTCTGCACAG GTGTGGAAGGTGTGATTGAGGCCTACAGGTTGTGCCTTCCCCAGGTCAAACTTTACGGCCCTACCAACTTTGCTCCTATTATCAACCATGTGGCTTGTTTCGCACAGCAGGCGTTACAGCAGAAAACGGCATCG CAATACTTCGTCCTGCTGATCATAACAGACGGAGTGATCACTGATATGGATCAGACGCGCGGAGCCATAGTCGCTGCCTCACGCTTGCCCATGTCCATCATCATTGTCGGTGTAGGAAAAGCCGACTTTACAGACATGGAGATTCTGGATGGAGATGATGGACGATTAAAGTCTATCACTGGAGAACCGGCCGTACGGGACATCGTGCAGTTTGTGCCATTTAGAAAGTTCCAGAAC TCTCCAAAGGAGGAACTCGCCAAATGTGTCCTGGCGGAGGTTCCTGGTCAGGTCATCACCTTCTTCAACATGATGAAGTATCCCCCTCCAAACTCAAACACTCCAGTGGACGCTTCAAACGGGGTGAAAAACTGA
- the cpne3 gene encoding copine-3 isoform X2, translating to MATACVSKVELTVSCENLLDMDVGSKSDPLCVLLMNTSGNQWFEVDRTERVKNCLNPKFAKKFVVDYYFEVVQKLRFAVYDIDNKTIDLSDDDFLGELECSLGQIVSSSRLSRPLLLKNKKPAGKGVIMISAEEIKDNRVVNFEVEARKLDNKDFFGKSDPFLEFYRQTETGWQLAHRTEVVKNNLNPCWRPFKIPLRSLCAGDMEKPIKVECHDYDNDGSHDLIGIFETNMKRLEAASRSAPAEFECINSKKKQKKKSYKNSGVVSVKVCQITREYTFLDYIMGGCQINFTVGIDFTGSNGDPRSPDSLHYISPQGVNEYLSAIWSVGLVVQDYDSDKMFPAFGFGAQVPPSWQVSHEFALNFNPANPFCTGVEGVIEAYRLCLPQVKLYGPTNFAPIINHVACFAQQALQQKTASQYFVLLIITDGVITDMDQTRGAIVAASRLPMSIIIVGVGKADFTDMEILDGDDGRLKSITGEPAVRDIVQFVPFRKFQNAPREMLAQCVLAELPQQVTTYFRYINLSPPNEPKHS from the exons ATGGCTACAGCATGTGTGTCCAAGGTGGAGCTGACAGTCTCCTGTGAAAACCTGCTGGACATGGATGTGGGCTCTAAATCAGACCCGCTGTGTGTCCTGCTCATGAACACATCTGGAAATCAGTGGTTTGAG GTCGACCGCACAGAGAGAGTCAAAAACTGCCTGAACCCAAAATTCGCCAAGAAGTTTGTGGTCGATTACTACTTTGAGGTTGTTCAGAAGCTCCGATTTGCCGTTTATGATATTGACAATAAAACCATTGATTTAAGTGATGACGACTTCCTGGGCGAGTTGGAGTGTTCGTTGGGTCAG ATTGTTTCCAGTAGCAGACTGTCAAGACCTTTGCTGCTGAAGAACAAAAAACCTGCAGGCAAAGGAGTGATTATG attAGTGCAGAGGAAATCAAGGACAACAGAGTTGTCAATTTTGAAGTGGAGGCCAGAAAACTGGACAATAAG GATTTCTTTGGAAAATCAGACCCCTTCCTCGAATTTTACAGGCAGACGGAAACAGGCTGGCAGCTTGCTCACAGAACTGAG GTGGTGAAGAATAATTTGAATCCTTGCTGGAGGCCTTTTAAAATTCCTCTACGCTCTCTTTGTGCAGGCGACATGGAGAAACCAATCAAG GTGGAATGTCATGATTACGACAACGATGGATCTCATGATTTGATTGGGATTTTTGAGACCAACATGAAGCGCCTTGAGGCGGCTTCTCGCTCTGCTCCG GCGGAGTTTGAGTGTATAAACAGCAAGAAGAAACAGAAGAAGAAGAGTTATAAGAACTCTGGAGTCGTGAGTGTGAAAGTTTGTCAG ATCACTAGGGAGTACACCTTTCTAGACTACATCATGGGAGGCTGCCAGATAAATTTCACT GTGGGCATAGACTTCACAGGGTCTAATGGAGACCCCAGGTCACCTGATTCTTTACATTACATCAGTCCTCAAGGTGTGAATGAATATTTGTCAGCCATCTGGTCAGTCGGCCTTGTGGTCCAGGACTATGACAG TGACAAAATGTTTCCGGCGTTTGGATTTGGCGCTCAGGTTCCACCTTCATGGCAG gtgTCTCATGAGTTTGCTCTCAACTTCAATCCTGCAAATCCATTCTGCACAG GTGTGGAAGGTGTGATTGAGGCCTACAGGTTGTGCCTTCCCCAGGTCAAACTTTACGGCCCTACCAACTTTGCTCCTATTATCAACCATGTGGCTTGTTTCGCACAGCAGGCGTTACAGCAGAAAACGGCATCG CAATACTTCGTCCTGCTGATCATAACAGACGGAGTGATCACTGATATGGATCAGACGCGCGGAGCCATAGTCGCTGCCTCACGCTTGCCCATGTCCATCATCATTGTCGGTGTAGGAAAAGCCGACTTTACAGACATGGAGATTCTGGATGGAGATGATGGACGATTAAAGTCTATCACTGGAGAACCGGCCGTACGGGACATCGTGCAGTTTGTGCCATTTAGAAAGTTCCAGAAC GCGCCCAGGGAAATGCTTGCCCAGTGTGTACTAGCAGAATTACCTCAACAAGTCACAACCTACTTCAGATATATAAACCTGTCACCTCCGAACGAGCCAAAACATTCATAG